The sequence below is a genomic window from Ignavibacteriales bacterium.
TAGTAAATGAAATTCAAAAGTTTAACTAAACAAGAGGTATAAAATGAAAAAGAATCTGTTACTATATTTTCTTTTTGTGGGACTGTTGTCTGGTTTCTTTTATCTTCAAACCGGGGAACATGAATTTACGAGTGAGGACTTTCAGCAGCACAGAATTGAAAAGAAAAAAGCAAGACTGAATTTGAAATATGATCAGCCTGACAAAGCCATGAAATGGTTTTATGATCAGCGTGCATACCCTAATGGTTTCATTCCTGAACGATGGCAGGAAGAAGCAATGGAACATATACTGCTGCATAATCAGTCCCCAGCAAGTAACCCCGCAGCACTTAACTGGACGCAATTAGGTCCGGGAAATATCGGTGGAAGGATCCGGGCAATCGCTGTTCATCCTTCCGATCCGAATACAGTTTACATTGGTGCTGTGGCAGGCGGTGTTTGGAAAACCGTTAATGGAGGAACTACCTGGACACCGTTAACTGACTTTATGGAAAACATTGCGGTGTGTGCTCTGGTAATTGATCCTGATAATCCTAACACAATTTATGCAGGTACAGGCGAAGGGTTTTTTAATGGCGATGCAATTCGCGGCGCAGGTATCTTTAAATCTGTTGATGCGGGTGCAACCTGGTCACGTTTATCTGCCACAGACAATTCTGACTATTACTACGTTACGGATCTTGACTATGATAACACAAATAATGTTCTGTATGCTTCAACCAGAAAAGGATTATATTCATCAAACAACGGCGGCTCATCATTCACAACTCATTTATCAGGTACAGGCGGAAGTGATGTACATTGCACAGATATAGAAATTGCGTATACATCGCCCGTTACTGTTTATGCTGCGTTTGGTTTATTCGATCAGTCACAGATATGGAGAAGTACCAATGCAGGATCAACATTCGAGTTTAACTATGGATTAACGGGTGCCGGTAGAATTGAATTGGCAGTTTCGAAGTCAAATCCTCTGGTTGCTTATGCTTCATTTATGGATCTTAGCACTAACGGTACAGGCGCAATGGCTTATACTAATAACGGCGGTGGTTCATGGTCTGCAAGAACAGTCCCCGGCCCTTCTTATGCTGGACAAAGTACATATACAGGATCACAGGCATGGTATGATAATATACTTGCTGTGGATCCCGATAATGCAAACAATGTGCTTGCAGGAGGCATTGATAACTGGAAATCAACAAACAGCGGAAACAACTGGACACAAAAAACAAACTGGTACTCTGAAGCAGGTGCACCACCTTATGCGCATGCAGATCAGCACGGCTTAGCATTCGCTCCATCTAACTCAAGTATAGTATATCTTGGTAATGACGGCGGTATCTACAGATCAAACAATAAAGGTGAAACCTGGACATCATTAAATAATGATCTTTTCATAACTCAATTTTTTTATGGAACAACTGCATCATCAGGAACTATATACGCCGGCGGAACACAGGATAATGGTACTTTAAAATCAACCGGAGGCACTGCATGGAATGAAATTCTTGGTGGTGATGGCGGCGCAACAGAGATTGATTTCAACAATCCAAACAATATTTATATGGAGTATGTTAATCTTGCATTCTTTAAAACAACAAATGGCGGGGCAACATTCTTCAAGGCGATGACGGGAATTCCCACAGGTCCGAATTTTTATGATGGAACCACCGATAGAACCCAGTTCATTTCCCCGTTCTCTATGGATCCTAATGATGCCAACACAATCGTAGCAGGCACATACAGAGTTTGGCGTACACAAAATGGTGCATCAAACTGGTCTGCTATAAGTACAGACCTCACAGGTGACGGTTCCGGTCAATCAGGTGCAACAATATCTGCAGTTACAGTAGCCAAAGGAAATTCCGGTGTTATATATGCCGGCTGTTCAAACGGAAGAGTTCAGGTTACAACTAACGGCGGTACTAACTGGAACCTTAGAAATTCGGGTTTACCAAATCTTAGTGTAACAAAAATCGCAACTGATCCTAACAATCCTGCAGTTGCATATGTTACTTTCTCCGGTTACCAATCGGGTTCAAAAATTTTCAAGACGGACAATTACGGACAGAGCTGGTCTAACATTTCAGGAAATTTACCAAACCTGCCCGCAAACTGTGTTGCTGTTAATCATTCAAACGGAAATAATATTTTTGTTGGAACTGACCTTGGAGTATTCTCAACTGAAAACGGCGGAAGTTCATGGGTTCAGGACGTGAATGGTATGGCAAATGTTCCTGTACTGGATCTCGACCTGCGCGCGAGTGATAATAAATTATTCGCTGCCACACACGGCAGAAGTATGTACTCAGCAACCATTGGAGGCGGTGGCGGCGGAACACAGACTACATTGATGCAGCAGGGATTTGATCAGGCATTCCCTCCGGCCGGATGGACCACACAAATTTTAAACTCTTCTTATACATGGCAACAGGGAAATCCACAGAATAATAATTTCAATCAGATTGACCCTTCAAGTACAAACTCAGCTATTTGCCCCTGGGTAGCACAAAATCAAAACGAATGGTTAATATCACCGGCTTTTGAATTGGGTAACGGAAGCGCTTATGTAGAATTTTATGCTGCATATAGTACTCAGTGGCTTTCTGCAGCGACTTTAAAATTACATGTTTCAACAAATGGCGGTTCAAACTGGCAGGAAATCTGGTCTGCTGAAAATGATGGTCAGGGTTTTATGTGGAGACAAAAGAATGTTGATCTTACAGCTTATTCAAACAGGTCAAATTTAAAACTTGGCTGGCAGTATGTTGGAAATGACGGCGATCTTGTAGGATTAGACGGAATTAAAATAGTCGGCTTCCCTACATCAGTTGAAGAGATTGATTCTGAAATTCCTGAAACGTTCGATCTGTCGTTCAACTATCCTAATCCATTTAACCCATCTACAAAATTCAGATATGCTCTGCCTGAAGCACGAAATGTAAAAGTAATTATTTACAACATTAATGGTGAGAAAGTAACCGAGCTTGTAAATAATTATCAGAATGCCGGAACGTATGAGATTACATGGAATGGCAAAAATGATTTGAATCAGGAAGTCGCAAGCGGAACATATATATATTCTGTTGTTGCCGGAGATTTTTCCCAAACACGGAAGATGGTACTGCTTAAGTAATATTTCTTAATCATTCAAAGGCTGTCTTTCACTTTATTGAGAGACAGCCTTAATATTTATTTGTAAATCATACAGGCAGCCTTTAGCTAAATTATCTAAAAATAATCACTTACAAGCGTCTCATTCATTGATTTTTAGAATACTTAATACTACTTTTGTGCAGGTTTTCAATAACAACCACTAAAACAAATTGAGTTCAAGATCATCCTTTTCTGATTATGAGCTTTTGAAAAAAGTTACGGGGAAAGATAAAAAAGCCCTTGAGACTTTATACTCAAGATATTCGCCAACTCTTTTTCCACTTCTTTTAAAAATCCTGAAGAATGAAAGAATAGCTGAAGAAACTCTTGTTGATATTTTTGTGATCATCTGGCGCAGAGCAGGTTCATTTAATTTTGGTCAGGAAAATGTTTATGCATGGATAATCGGAATAGCAAGAAACAAAGCGGTTGATTTACTTCGCAGGAATTCAGAAGACAATACGATTGAAGAATACACCGAGGATTATGAAACCAGGTATATTCTCCCTGTTCTATCCTCCGGCTTAGCCTCTATGGATTACAAAGCTGCCGTTGAGTATAAATCCAAAATAACAGATGCATTTAATGAACTTACTGACGCGCAGCGTTACGTGATTGAACTGGCATTTTTTGACGGATTAACTGAAAGTGAAATAGCACAACGATTGAATATCCCGCTTCCAACAGTGCAATCCAAAATAAAAATTGCTTTAAATAACCTGAATGAGTTTCTGTTAAAAAGCAGGAAGAAACAATAATGTCATCCGAAGACCTGAACGAAAAAATATTTGCTGCCGCTCTTGGATGTCTTGATAATAATGACCTGCTTAAATTCAGAGAACTTTCGGGCACTCAAAAAGATTTTCCGGAAAAAAATTATGCGGTGTATCAGCAGCTTGTCTCATTACTTCCGCTGATACTCGATAACGCTGAGCCGGATAAAAATGTTAAGGATAAAATCGCAAGAAAAGTATACCGCTTGAAGGATACTGCGCCGAACAAATTTATTGATTCGTTAACAACTCCTTCACAAAAACCACAAAACGAAACAAAAGAAATAACTGACCCCGAAGAAGAAAATAATATTTCCCAAACATCTGATAACATCATCATAAATGTTCAGAAGGAAGAAGTAAAACCTGATGCAATAATTCCGGAGCCTGTTGAAGTCAGAACACCGGCAAATATTGAAATCCCAAAGCAGATCACTGAGAGGTTTGAGAAAATTAATTCACTGTCGGATGATAGCGCAAAGGATGATATAGTTTTTACTCAAAGAAAACTTGATATTCCGATAGAAGATAAAAAACGTAAACAGCCCAGAAGAGAACAGGCAGCTGATGATATTGACGATGTAGTGCCGGTTGCATTACCTAAAATCGACGATGAAGGTGAAAAGAAAAGTAAGTTCTTTACAATATTGCTGATACTGATTACAGCAGTTGTGCTTGTTGGCGCGGCTTTTATGTACATAAAGTTTACCGGGGAAACCGATAAATATTTTCAACAGGTGAATACGTTAAACAATAGAATCACTGTTTTAAATGATGAAGCTGCGGCAAACAAGAAGCTTCTGGACTTGTTTGAATCAGAGAATTTAAAAGTAATAAACCTGAATCCTCTTAAAGGTGACAGCACATCGATGGTCAGGATTTTACTTGATAACAACTATCGCGGATTTTTACAGACAAAGTTTTCGGGAACAATAACTCCAGGTAAAACACTAAGACTATGGGGATTGAACGAAGTTGAAAAATTAATGCTTGTGGAATTCAAAGGTGAAGATCAAAATAAATTTTACCCGGTTGATGTGTCTTTTCCTTCTTCACCATCGGAAGTGATTTTAGTATTAAGCACTGAAACAATTGCGAATTCGATCGCTCAAGACAGTTTAGTTTTCAGCGGAAGTTTTTTCTTTAACCTCCCAGCCGAATAATTTCATCTCTTTCGGCTCCACAAAAAACTTAAAACAAGAGTAATTACAAAAACAGCCCAGTACTCTATTACAACTCTTTGCACGGAAAGTGCAAATAAATTCAAGTTGAGTTTTCCCCTTTTAAAGATTACTGCAAGACCAACACTCAAAAAAATAACAGAAAGTATTGCACTCAAAAAGTATTTTCTGTCTTCAATGAACAACACCGCAAATCCCGCCGAACAAATAAACATAGTAACCGGAAGGATGAGTAATCTTAGATCCGGAAATTCAAAATAACTAATTGTAATAAGGAGAATCCCCAGCATAAAGATTGTAGTCCCGCTGAAAAGCGCAATCCGTTCATAATTACCAAAATGATTTATAACTACAATGATCCCGTAGAAAACCAGTACATACCCGCTGTATTCTATAATACTAAAATCAACGACACCAAAAGCTTTTAACAAAACTGAAAGAAGGAAAACACCGGCAACGTAGTAAACTATTGAGGAATTGTTTTTCAAAATTATCAGCCTGAAAATATTTTATAAAATTCTTTGACCCATACTTGAGGCAATAACATCGGCAGTAAATAAAGCACTTTTATTTTTATCATCAAGAATAGGATTAACTTCGGCTATCTCAAGTGATGACATACAACCGCACTCAGCGATTGATTCCATTAACAAGTGAGCTTCACGATAACTTAACCCGCCGGGCACTGGTGTGCCCACTCCCGGGGCAACTGCGGGATCTACAGAATCAACATCAAAACTAATGTGAATGTGATCGACTTTTTCCCTGAATTGTTTAAGTACGCGTACTATTATCCTGTGAATGCCAAGCTTGTCAATATCGCTCATAGTATACACGGGAACTTTTAATTTATTAATTATTTCTTTCTCAAGTGAATCAATGCTTCTTATGCCGATCAATGCGCAGTTCTCGGGTTTTACTTTTGGTGCGAATCCCATAAAGTTGACAAGCTTATCGTTCCCCACTCCCATAAGTGCGGAAAGCGGCATTCCATGAATATTACCTGATGGAGAAGTTTGATCCGTGTTCATATCAGCATGCGCATCTATCCAGATAACTCCGAGTTTTAACCTGTTCTTTCTGCAGTGCGCTGCAATTCCCGTAATCGTACCAAGCGCCATTGAATGATCACCGCCGATACAGAGAGGAAAGTGTCCCTGGTCAAGTACTTTTTCAACTTTTTTTGCCAGCACTGTGGAAGTTTTAAGTATTTCATTTAAATACTTTAATCGGGGATTTGTAATCCGCTGTTGCTCCATGA
It includes:
- a CDS encoding T9SS type A sorting domain-containing protein: MKKNLLLYFLFVGLLSGFFYLQTGEHEFTSEDFQQHRIEKKKARLNLKYDQPDKAMKWFYDQRAYPNGFIPERWQEEAMEHILLHNQSPASNPAALNWTQLGPGNIGGRIRAIAVHPSDPNTVYIGAVAGGVWKTVNGGTTWTPLTDFMENIAVCALVIDPDNPNTIYAGTGEGFFNGDAIRGAGIFKSVDAGATWSRLSATDNSDYYYVTDLDYDNTNNVLYASTRKGLYSSNNGGSSFTTHLSGTGGSDVHCTDIEIAYTSPVTVYAAFGLFDQSQIWRSTNAGSTFEFNYGLTGAGRIELAVSKSNPLVAYASFMDLSTNGTGAMAYTNNGGGSWSARTVPGPSYAGQSTYTGSQAWYDNILAVDPDNANNVLAGGIDNWKSTNSGNNWTQKTNWYSEAGAPPYAHADQHGLAFAPSNSSIVYLGNDGGIYRSNNKGETWTSLNNDLFITQFFYGTTASSGTIYAGGTQDNGTLKSTGGTAWNEILGGDGGATEIDFNNPNNIYMEYVNLAFFKTTNGGATFFKAMTGIPTGPNFYDGTTDRTQFISPFSMDPNDANTIVAGTYRVWRTQNGASNWSAISTDLTGDGSGQSGATISAVTVAKGNSGVIYAGCSNGRVQVTTNGGTNWNLRNSGLPNLSVTKIATDPNNPAVAYVTFSGYQSGSKIFKTDNYGQSWSNISGNLPNLPANCVAVNHSNGNNIFVGTDLGVFSTENGGSSWVQDVNGMANVPVLDLDLRASDNKLFAATHGRSMYSATIGGGGGGTQTTLMQQGFDQAFPPAGWTTQILNSSYTWQQGNPQNNNFNQIDPSSTNSAICPWVAQNQNEWLISPAFELGNGSAYVEFYAAYSTQWLSAATLKLHVSTNGGSNWQEIWSAENDGQGFMWRQKNVDLTAYSNRSNLKLGWQYVGNDGDLVGLDGIKIVGFPTSVEEIDSEIPETFDLSFNYPNPFNPSTKFRYALPEARNVKVIIYNINGEKVTELVNNYQNAGTYEITWNGKNDLNQEVASGTYIYSVVAGDFSQTRKMVLLK
- the rocF gene encoding arginase, with translation MKKKDSKIVNIIGFPMDLGADRRGVDMGPSALRIADIQVKLEQLGYKIIDSGDIHIQIMEQQRITNPRLKYLNEILKTSTVLAKKVEKVLDQGHFPLCIGGDHSMALGTITGIAAHCRKNRLKLGVIWIDAHADMNTDQTSPSGNIHGMPLSALMGVGNDKLVNFMGFAPKVKPENCALIGIRSIDSLEKEIINKLKVPVYTMSDIDKLGIHRIIVRVLKQFREKVDHIHISFDVDSVDPAVAPGVGTPVPGGLSYREAHLLMESIAECGCMSSLEIAEVNPILDDKNKSALFTADVIASSMGQRIL
- a CDS encoding sigma-70 family RNA polymerase sigma factor, which gives rise to MKKVTGKDKKALETLYSRYSPTLFPLLLKILKNERIAEETLVDIFVIIWRRAGSFNFGQENVYAWIIGIARNKAVDLLRRNSEDNTIEEYTEDYETRYILPVLSSGLASMDYKAAVEYKSKITDAFNELTDAQRYVIELAFFDGLTESEIAQRLNIPLPTVQSKIKIALNNLNEFLLKSRKKQ